The Sphingomonas donggukensis genomic interval GCACGAGTTTCGAAAGGTGTTTCACGTGATCTCCCGCAGCCTCGTCGCCGTCGCCACCGTCGCGCTCCTCGCCACCACCGCCTGTTCGCGCACCGGTGAGATCGATTCGTCGGGCGGCATCACCGCGGTTCGCACCGTGTGTCCGGCGGTCGCCGTGCCCGCCGCGACCGGGGACATCACGCTGTTCGATCCCAGCGGCGCGCGCACCTCGGATGCGATCGACGTCAACGCGATCATCACCAACGTCCGCTCGACCTGCAACGACGCCGCCGACCCGATCGCGACGACAGTGACGTTCGACGTGCTCGCCCGCCGCACCCGCACCGACAGCGCGCGCGAAGTCGTGCTGCCGTATTTCACGGTGGTGACGCAGGGTGGATCGGTGATCGTCGCCAAGCGCGTGAACCGCGTGGCCATCCGCTTCGCCGCCGGCCAGTCGCGCGCGCAGACCAGTGCGACCGCGACCAGCTACGTCGTCCGCTCCGCGGCGACATTGCCCGCCGACGTCCGCGCCCAGATCACCCGCCAGCGCAAGCCCGGCCAGGAAGATGCGGCCCTCGACCCGCTCGCCGACCCCACGGTGCGCTCGGCGGTGGCGCGTGCGACCTTCGAGACGCTGGTGGGCTTCCAGCTGACCGCGGAGCAGTTGCAGTATAACGCGACGCGGTGAGCCTCTCCGTCAAAGCCGTTCGCTTCGAGTAGGGATCGAGCTTGTCGAGAGCCCGTATCGAGAAGTCGTCTCCATGAGGCACCCACCTCTCGATACGTCGTCTCGACAAGCTCGACGACTACTCGAGGCGAACGGGTGAAGAAGAAGCCTCGCCAGTCCCCCGCCTAAGCCGCATGCTCCGAAAATTGCAGGCTCGCCAGCCGCGCATACAGCCCGCTGGTCCGCATCAGTTCGCCGTGCGTGCCCGTCTCGACGATGCGCCCGCCGTCCATCACCACGATCCGCCCAGCAGCGCGGACGGTCGCCAGGCGGTGGGCGATGACCAGGGTGGTGCGGTCGGCCATCAGTCGCTCCAGCGCGATTTGTACCAGCCGCTCGCTTTCGGCATCCAGCGCACTGGTCGCCTCGTCGAGCAGCAGGATCGGCGCGTCGCGCAGCAGCGCGCGGGCGATGGCGATGCGCTGGCGTTGGCCGCCCGACAATCGCGCACCGCCCTCACCCAGATAGGTATCGAGCCCGTCGGGCAGCGCGCGCAGGAAATCGGCGGCGTTGGCGGCTTCGGCCGCGTCCCACAGCTGCGCGTCGCTTGAGTCCCAGTGGCCGTAGCGCAGATTATCGCGCGCCGATGCGGCGAAGATCACCGTCTCCTGCGGCACCATCGCGATGCGCGCGCGGATCGCCTCCGGATCGGCCTGCGGCACCGGCACGCCGTCGACGCTGACGGTGCCGGCGTCGGGATCGTAGAAGCGCTGGACGAGCTGGAACAGCGTCGATTTGCCCGCGCCCGACGGGCCGACGACGGCGACGGTTTCGCCCGGCCGCACGTCGAGCGAAAAATCGTCGAGCGCAGCGAAATCGGGGCGAGTGGGATAGCGGAACGTCACATGCTCGAAGCGGATCGCGCCCCGCGCCGGTTCGGGCAGCGCGACGGGGTGCGCTGGCGCGGCGATGTCGGGGTGGACGGCCAGCAGTTCGGCGAGCCGCCCGGCGGCGCCCGATCCGCGTAGCAGGTCGCCCCACACCTCGGTCAGCGCGCCGAACGCGCCCGCAACCAGCCCGCCGGTCAGCACGAACGCGGCGATGGTGCCGCCGGTCATCCGCCCTTCCGACACGTCGATCGCGCCCTGCCACATCACCATCGTGATCGCGGAAAAGATGAGCCCGATGACGGTCGCGGTCATGATCGCGCGCAGGAGGATGCGGCGCTTGGCTGTGCCGAACACGCGCTCGGCGGTGTCGGTGAAGCGCGTGCGCTCGCGGTCCTGCTGGCCGAACGCCTGGACGATCTTCATCGCGCCCAATGTCTCGCTGACCATCGCGCCGACGTCGGCGACCCGGTCCTGGCTGGAGCGCGAGATCGACCGCACGCGCCGGCCCAATAGCGCGATCGGCAGGATGACGAGCGGGATGCCCAGCAGCAGCAGGCCGGTGAGCTTCGGCGACAGCGTGAACAGATAAACGATCCCGCCCACCCCGACGATGACATTGCGCACCGCGATCGAGATCGTCGATCCGACGAGCTGTTCGATGATCGTGGTGTCCGACGTCATCCGGCTGGCGATTTCGGAGGGGCGATTTTCCTCGAAGAAGCTCGGGCTCTGGCGCAGCAGGTTGGTGAGCACCGCAATGCGCAGGTCGGCGACGACGCGCTCGCCGATCCACGACACGAAATAGAAGCGGAACGCGGTCGCGATCGCCATCACCAGCACGATCAGCAGCAGATACTGGAACCAGCGCCCGATATCGTCGCCGCCACCGGCAAAGCCGCGGTCGATGATGAGCTTGAAGCTGGACGGGATTGCCAGCGTCGCCAGCGCCGCGACCAGCATCGCCGACAGCGCGGCGGCGATCCGCGCCGGATAGCGCGTCGTGATCGCCCAGATCGTGCGCAGATTGCCGATGCGGCCGGTGGCGGGAATGGGGGCGGGCGGGGTCGGGGAGGCTGCCATGTTACACCAGCGCCTAGCGTGAACTGCGCGTCGGGGGAACCTTTGCCACGGCCCGCTCGCTGCACTGCACTATATGATGATTGTTTCGCAACCTGTCGGCGCTATACCGTCGATCGAAAGCCGTGCGCGGGGCCTTGGCGGCAGGGACATACCGAATGCTCTATAATGCCTATGAAATGCAGCGGTCGATGCTGGCCGGCGCGAGTGCGCTGGCGAATTTCTCGGTCGGCTGGCTGAACAATCCGGCCAATCCCTTCTCCTATTTCGGCGGCGGCCCGGTGCTGTCGTCGGCGCTGGAAGTGTTCGCCCACGCCTCCGCCCCGCGCGGCAAGCCGGCGTTCGGGCTGACCGAAACGGTCGTCGACGGCAAGACCGTCGCGGTCACCGAGCAGATCGTGCTGCGCAAGCCCTTCGGCCAGCTCAAGCGGTTCGTGCGCGAGGGTGTCGAGGGCGGTCCGAAGCTGCTGATCGTGGCGCCGATGTCGGGCCATTACGCGACGCTGCTGCGCGGCACGGTCGAGCGTACGCTGCCGGGGCACGACGTGTACATCACCGACTGGCGCGACGCGAAGCTGGTGCCGGTATCGGACGGCAGTTTCGACCTGGACGATTATGTCGATTACCTGATCGAATTTCTCGAGGTGATCGGTGGCGAAGGCGCTGAGCGTCCGCACATGCTGGCAGTGTGCCAGCCGTCGGTGCCCTGCTACGCCGCCGCCTGCGTGATGAGCGCCGACAAGCACCCCAATCGCCCGGCGACGCTGACGATGATGGGCGGTCCGATCGACACGCGCGAGGCGCCGACCGCGGTCAACACATTGGCGACCGAACGCCCGCACAGCTGGTTCTCGCAGAACGTCATCGCCACCATCCCGGTGACCTATCCGGGTGCGGGGCGTCGAGTGTATCCGGGCTTCCTGCAGCTCGCCGGCTTCATGACGATGAACCTCGGCAGCCACATGAATTCGCATTGGGAGCTGTTCAAGCATCTGGTCGCGGGCGACGGCGAGAGCGCCGATGCGACGATGGATTTCTACGAAGAATATCGTTCGGTCTGCGATATGACCGCCGAATTTTACCTCCAGACCATCCACACCGTGTTCCAGGACCACAGCCTGCCCAAGGGCACGATGCTGCACCGCGGGCGCACGGTAGATCCCGCCGCGATCACTGACATCGCGGTGCTGGCGATCGAGGGCGAGCGCGACGATATCTCCGGGCTAGGCCAGACCAAGGCGGCGCTGACCATCGCAACCAAGCTGCCGGCGAAGCTGAAGCGGTACCACATGGCGCCGGGTGTCGGGCACTACGGCATCTTCAACGGCAGCAAGTGGCGCGAGAAAATCGCGCCGGTAGTCGAGGACTGGATCGCCGCGCACCCCGGCTGAACGAGCGTCAGTCCCAGCGTCCGCGCAGTAGCCACCACAGGGCGACCAGCACCGCGATCCACGTCGCGACGACCAACACGACGCCGGTCCGGCTGACCGGTCGCTCTGCCGCCTGCTCGGCCGTCGCGCGAAACTCGGCCATCAGCGCCGCCGGGATCAGCCGCGTCATCAACCAGACGCCGGCGGGGATCAGCAGGGCGTCGTCGAGCAGGCCCAGCACCGGGATCACGTCCGGGATCAGGTCGATCGGCGACAGCGCATAGGCCGCGACGATCATGCCGAGCGCGCGTGCCGGCCACGGCGTCCGCGGATCGCGCACCGCCAGCCACACCGCGTGGGTCTCGATCCTCAGCCGGTGCGCAAGCGATGGTCCCATCGCGCGGTGATGCCCGTTCGCCGCGCCGGCTGCAACGCGCGACGGACCCGAAGCCGTGCGGAGGCGTTCGGGCGGGGAGTTCCATCCCGACCAGGAGATACGATCATGACGACCCGCACTGCATCCGCCCGCTACGAAGGCCTCGGCAAGGATGGCAAGGGCAGCGTTTCGACCCAGTCGGGCGTGCTCGCCGATAACCCTTACGGCTTCAATACGCGCTTCGAGAACGAGCCGGGTACCAACCCCGAGGAGCTGATCGCCGCCGCCCATGCCAGCTGCTTCACGATGGCGTTGAGCTTCGCGCTGGCGAAGGCGGGCAAGACCG includes:
- a CDS encoding YkvA family protein codes for the protein MGPSLAHRLRIETHAVWLAVRDPRTPWPARALGMIVAAYALSPIDLIPDVIPVLGLLDDALLIPAGVWLMTRLIPAALMAEFRATAEQAAERPVSRTGVVLVVATWIAVLVALWWLLRGRWD
- a CDS encoding ABC transporter transmembrane domain-containing protein; amino-acid sequence: MAASPTPPAPIPATGRIGNLRTIWAITTRYPARIAAALSAMLVAALATLAIPSSFKLIIDRGFAGGGDDIGRWFQYLLLIVLVMAIATAFRFYFVSWIGERVVADLRIAVLTNLLRQSPSFFEENRPSEIASRMTSDTTIIEQLVGSTISIAVRNVIVGVGGIVYLFTLSPKLTGLLLLGIPLVILPIALLGRRVRSISRSSQDRVADVGAMVSETLGAMKIVQAFGQQDRERTRFTDTAERVFGTAKRRILLRAIMTATVIGLIFSAITMVMWQGAIDVSEGRMTGGTIAAFVLTGGLVAGAFGALTEVWGDLLRGSGAAGRLAELLAVHPDIAAPAHPVALPEPARGAIRFEHVTFRYPTRPDFAALDDFSLDVRPGETVAVVGPSGAGKSTLFQLVQRFYDPDAGTVSVDGVPVPQADPEAIRARIAMVPQETVIFAASARDNLRYGHWDSSDAQLWDAAEAANAADFLRALPDGLDTYLGEGGARLSGGQRQRIAIARALLRDAPILLLDEATSALDAESERLVQIALERLMADRTTLVIAHRLATVRAAGRIVVMDGGRIVETGTHGELMRTSGLYARLASLQFSEHAA
- a CDS encoding OsmC family protein, producing the protein MTTRTASARYEGLGKDGKGSVSTQSGVLADNPYGFNTRFENEPGTNPEELIAAAHASCFTMALSFALAKAGKTAGTLATTAAVTLEKDGDGFKITKSELDLTATVDGMSAEEFATIAEEAKKGCPVSKLLNAEITLTHHLN
- a CDS encoding polyhydroxyalkanoate depolymerase; amino-acid sequence: MLYNAYEMQRSMLAGASALANFSVGWLNNPANPFSYFGGGPVLSSALEVFAHASAPRGKPAFGLTETVVDGKTVAVTEQIVLRKPFGQLKRFVREGVEGGPKLLIVAPMSGHYATLLRGTVERTLPGHDVYITDWRDAKLVPVSDGSFDLDDYVDYLIEFLEVIGGEGAERPHMLAVCQPSVPCYAAACVMSADKHPNRPATLTMMGGPIDTREAPTAVNTLATERPHSWFSQNVIATIPVTYPGAGRRVYPGFLQLAGFMTMNLGSHMNSHWELFKHLVAGDGESADATMDFYEEYRSVCDMTAEFYLQTIHTVFQDHSLPKGTMLHRGRTVDPAAITDIAVLAIEGERDDISGLGQTKAALTIATKLPAKLKRYHMAPGVGHYGIFNGSKWREKIAPVVEDWIAAHPG